From the genome of Ptychodera flava strain L36383 chromosome 13, AS_Pfla_20210202, whole genome shotgun sequence:
CAACACAACTTCCCATAATAACAGCGGTGGTTACATGACTGAACGATGTTTAGACTCAGTCTGTTTCAGAAGCCATCATTGTCTGAGGTAGACAGCCAGTGACTATGTTAAGGTGACGATTAAAAAGGTAAGGCGACATCTAAGGTCTCATAAATgctgaaatgttcatttttccAACAACAATGTATTCTCACGTACATCGATCATGTACCGATAGACCATGTTCGCGTGAACGAACCCACACCGGTGTACTGTAGTCAACACACAGAGTACAGTATATGCTGCTAACATTGGTATGAAATATTACTTCACACTGATCCTAGATTTGTCGCCTCATGGTAACAGTTATactataaacaaacaaacagtaatTTTTCGATAAGTTTACCGTTATTTTTACGTTCAGTACAAAACATTTCTCAATGTTTATCGTGAAATAAGTTGTTTGTCGATTGTCGAATACCTAGAAGTTTGCTCATGAGTTTCGATCGCAGTCTCTCGTTACCTCGATTATCGAAACCAAATTCCTTAgtcaatattgtttttattcGTCTAATCTTCGTCTAAACTATCAACGCTAAATGTTGTTTTTGCGCTCACCGACGGCTGATAGCTGTGAACTGTTCTAAACAACGTCAACATTTATAGCAGGAGAGTCGTGATTTTAtaaatagaaatattatttatgatggtatgaaaatacaaacactacagtaattttacattcaaatttcaacGTTTACATACTACAGAGAAACGTGGTTAGAATtcactgaaaataatgtcatTATGCAGCGGTAGACAGTTAAATGTGAAGCATGGTCGTGCATTTTATGCTGAGTGGGACCACTGTCCGAGGGACCGTGGTGAGACTTGGTATCTGTCTGCGGGCACATTGTTATCGGTCGgcagaatcatagacagtggcGTTCTTCCCCCTCTACAGAGTGAACCAGAAGTAAATATATGTGTGTAATCAGAATCTAAATTTAGAAGTTTATTAAACAAGCAAGACATTTTGATTTAAACCTTCGGAAGTTACCCTCTGAAGCGGCAAAACTTTTACAGTGTCAGAAAGTGTGAAAACCTTATCCTGTGAACGAGAATTAAAATGCGAAGAAAGGTTACTCAGTCATTGTAGTTTAATGCCCCAATAACAGTTAATGGTGTTGTTGTGTCAGTAGATCCCAGacaaacatttccaaaaaagGTGATGGTGTCATTGACTTGGTAAGATAAAGTTGGCCGGCTTCCTTCATAATGTGTATAAGAATAATAATCTACATTAGTCAAATCACATTTATAGACTTATAAAAATCAAGTGAATTAATAAAATGGCATTAGATTAATGCAGTATTTAAGACTTATTGGGAAAGCATATGACAGAGCTTGACTATCATTTGTAAATGTGAAGATCACCTCAACATttataacattttaaattttattaattttcaagaCTAAGATTAAGATTAAGACTCAGAAATTTAATATAATATTGTAAAGCTGAACTATATGTAATGAATAAGTAATATTTGACATGAGTTACTTTTCACGGCAGTTCAAATGTCTTACTTGTTCAATATACTCTACCAGTCAGCTAGCCATCTTTTCATATTACCAGGCACAACAGGTTTTAAGAGGGAATAGCAGAGATTGGTGGAATGAATAACAATCACGTAtaagtcaattttttgtttgtttgtctgtttaattaattaattatatcGTTCATTTTATTTGTACTATATAGCTATacttaaatttactgaatgtTAATACCTCTTCAGTGAAATAGTAAAGAGAAGCTATTGTCATGTTTCTAATCGCCAGTGGCTATCTATTATTGGTTTCTAATCACCAATGGCTGATTATCTCACCAGTGACTTGAATGTCCAACAATGACCAAAGCATGCAAGATGCATACTGTATGGCTATTGATATTCATGATATTTGTCATCTGTAATGAGCTGTAGCTAACATGTAAAGATGGACTGTTTCTAATCGTATGATATAGCACATACAATTATCGTTGTCTTCAGATTGTATCTGATTGACCACTTTCTATTATTAAACCCAAAGAATCCAAAACTGCTGTTTAAATGCAATTCCAATTAATGTTCACATCCAATGACATTTGAAGGTCAGCATACTACAGCTTCTAGGTTACAATTGATCTGAAGTAGGAGAGTTCGTCACACATACAATTGAATTTCCATCTCAGACATTGAGTGGGTattaaatttcacaataaacTGCCAGTTGTTAATCACTTTAAATCCGATCAATAGAGAAAGGTAGGTATGGACTGCCTTTGTTAGAATTCATATACCTGACTTGGTCAATGACTTGATATCAAATTCAAGGCtcaattcattttgaaaatggtcaaacAACCTTGAACTCTATTTAACTTTGAAAAGCTTTGTTTGTTCATTCTGCTAACCAATCATCAGTTTGCAAATCGCTACAAAAAAATTGCTATTACAAAGTTAATTTTAGGTGATCAAAGTGGCAAACAAATCCATTATCAATACCTTGATTACTGTGAAGACATATAAATATTATGCAAACTGTTGCTATTGTTTCAAGCCTAAATTGACAAGCATATGTAtatgatataaaaaaaaaaaaatatatatatatatatatatatatatatatatatatatatatatatatatatatatatatatatatatatatatattatatatataaacaaagaagtGTTAGgatattgtttaaaaaatttGTTGGTAGTTTCTCTGTCATTTTACAGGTGATTTGATTCGAACCACTTGAATTAGCTGATATTGAAGCAGATAAGAGTTGCAAATGTTGATGTGAGTTCAAAATACTGGAACAGTATTTAGAGCAAATGTAGCCGGTAATTTGTTCTGCCTTTTATTCTCTTTTCACTGTGTTCACAAATGTTCATGAAATGATATCACTGCTGACACATGTACATGTTCTTCTATGAGCTTCACATTACCAAATCACTTCTATTATCATAAATCCCTTGAAGATATGTACAACATATTCATTTTTACTGTGAAAAGCTTTCATTATTTGATAGGACGCGTTGAATACGTACTTTACACTTTATCAGTAGCTTTATACTTTGTAATAGGAAACTTCAATGAAGTAATATTTTACAAGGGTGTTGATGTTCATACCAATCACATATAACTGTATCAGGTAATTCATTAATCTATTGAAAGATCAAGAGACATCGGAGAGCAGTGATAGCTAGCAGCTCATGTAACATTAatgtatgaagtgaactggtcagtATGAATTAGCACAAACAACATCCGCAGTTAAAAAATTCTGTAACATTGTCATGATAAGAATTTGTCATTTATCGTACATTGTCACATATCACAAGTCTTGCATGAATTGCATGCTGTTCTTAGCCAAATGTTTTCAATCATCTTTTGCATCAGACAAAGACTTTTGTGTTTTggttcaaattatgaaaatctaCATGTATCACCAGGCTTAATAATATTTTCACCCCGTTTCCCTGTGAACAAGTCCAAAgtcacaattcaaaataataggtttggaccaaaccatggtggtgaatggGTTACAAATTGGTCAAATGATCCCACCAAACTAGTTTCCAAAACTTGTAAAAAGAATGGCAAAGTTTACTTGTGTGACCAAGTATATCCAACCAGATATTCCCTGATGTGGATCATGTCCCTAATTTTAGAAGGAAAAGCAAAAATCTTTCCCCAAATAGTGCTCTCATAATGCATTGTGTGAATTCAGTAATAACAATTGTATGTATTAAGGTAACCAATGGTATCTTTTAGTTCTCATTTTGTCATAGGGTCAATCTATGACAATATTGGACTTCATATAAATTCTGTCTTCAATTTTTATCCACAGTTAAGGACAACAGCTATATCAGTAAAAATTAGGTATTTTTATACTTACATCAACATTTATCCTGTGCTCTGCATTGGTAGTATTTAGAAGACATCTTTCTCTCATTTTGGTCTTTTTCAAATACTGTGAAGATGAAACTCCTGCAACATAGTGCACTGTAATCCTTATTTTATGTGTACTAATTATCGACAATGTTTATAAGGGGACTACTAATCACACagtttttgatttcattttcatttcccaATGCAGCAAAGTGTTCTTACTATGCAACTGATTTGATCATTATCTAGGATGATGAAACGTAATGTGATGTCCTCCATTGGAATATCAATTGTGAAAGCAAAGTGTTCTGATACAAAGAGCATGTCAATGCAAGACATTGAACAGTAAACCTTTATCAATATTCCTATCGGCTAGACATTCACCTCAAGGTgttgaggtcagaggtcaaataATAGTTGAGTTCATGAAAGCAAAGAATTCAAGCCCCCCAAATAACAGGAGTAAAACTTTTGTGCTTATATTCAACAGATGACATCGGAAACGATGATTTCATACCTGCTGGAATGTTTGAATGGTATTGTTGAAGCATTTATGTATAGGTAGATGGATTGTATGTGACCTCCTTATCTGTCATATGAATCACCACGATGAGCAATTATCTGAGCATGGACCCATGCCTGGACCATGATCTGTTAATAGATAACACATCTTTTGTGTGGGCTGTTTGTATGTGGCAGGCGGATGCGGTTGTCCATGTATTAAGAACAGTTTCTGATATTTATTTCAGTAGTTTCTAGGCTGTAAGTTAGGTGTACCGGATGTGCATGACATTTCATTTGTATGAGTTTGTCACATTATCTGTATTTGAGAATACTCTCTACAAAGGACACTGAATGGATTTCTCGACTggcattttatttattcttttgtttattttacagcTGTGTTCAGCATTCAGCAGCATATTTATTGTGATCTGGTTGTAAAGCAGAAAGGTCACACCAGCATATCATCAGAATAATGGGGAATAACATGATCACTACATGTTGTGGACGATGTCCCAAGAAGAGTCGTCTGCGAAGTGACTATGATCTGGTCCCCCACGTGAAAGGACGGAAACGTGGTGACCTTAGTGCAACATACAGTGCCAAAGACCTAACCTATACATTCAATAAACTGAACATCAATACAGCTACAGAGGAAGAGCTGATGACACTGCCTGGAGTTACCCGAGTCGTGGCACGCAACATTGTAGATTACCGACAACAGATTGGAGGATTTCGAAAAGTTGAAGACTTGGCACTGGTGACAGGGGTCGGGGCTGTCAAATTGGCTCACATTAGACCAGAGATTTGTGCTAGCACTAAAAATGGTAACGGAACTCCTAGAGGTAGTGATGGAGGGATCTCGCGAAGCTCGTCAGCGACGGGAAGTCGAATTAACACTGCATCACAGCATACACAGTATGTGCACGGCCAACAGTCAAAGCACACTGATATCAACACTGCCACTGTAGCCCAATTAAGCAGAACAAATGAACTTGGTGAACATCTGGCTAAGAAGATAATACATTACAGGAACACCAATGGACCGTTTAATTCATACGAACAAATCAGGGATATTCCAGGGATTGGCCAAGCCACTCTGGATAAAATACAGGACCATATAACCCTGGGAGAAATGGAATATCTGAACAATCGTGTTGAATTCACCGTGGGTGAGGTGCCCAGACGTAgattacacagaacaaacagtaggAGCAGCTATACACAGACTGACTTTGCAATGCTACAGTTACAGCCATCAACAGACCCACCCTCTGCTGACATGGTAAGGGACCCTGTGGAGGAGTTCACTGGAGTCAAGAATGGCTTGCCAATCATACGGATAGGTAGTTGGAACCTGACCAGATTTGGGAAAGACAAGGCATCAAATCGTGGTGTCATGGAGGTTGTGTGCAGAACTATTCTTGAAAATGGGTAAGTGAATGAAATTCCAATTCAATTGTTATGTGACATCAGGCATTATCTTACATGGTAACTAAAATACATGCCTGGCTTCATTGCCACAGTGCACCAAACCAAAGTTTGTAATCTTCTCACTTCATAGATATCAGTGACATAGTAAATACCTTGTAATCTTTAAAGCAATCACTGATATGACAGCTTAGAACAATTTGTCTGGAACCTCTCCTTGGTTTAAGTGTATGCTACCCACTCCCCCCTCCCAGCACACTCTCCTCCCCCCAAAGTTTTGTAGGGCAGCATACACCAAAATCAAAGTGAGGTTCAAGACAACAaaacattgtttacataagTGTAATATGTTTAAACTACTTACTGTGCAGATGACATTAACCTTGATGTTGATATGGTCACGTTTTCTTTACAACTCTGAGAGCATGTCAGAGTAATGTGCTAAAATGGAGTTGTATATGAAGAACGATATTGCCAATCCAATAGATATTGTCACTTCCTTAGATATTGTCAGCTAAGCTGATGTTGCCAGCTCAGCAAATTGTAATGTCATTCTACCTGCTGAGAAAACATGATGCACTATTGATTAAAACAGCATTTCATACAAgtaagaaaaatgtttataTAAAGTGTGCTGGTGTAGTACTGATCAGAgtagaaattttcaaaataattgtactaCACAGACAAATCACTGACTTTGGGGCTCCATTTTCAGCATTTTCCAAAACGTTGGTTACTTAATGATCAGAACTCTGAAATATGCCATAAGAACGTTTGACATATCCTTGAAACACCATTGGTATATAAAGAACAGCAATGACAGTGTTATTGAACTTTGACAATGAGCAAATTGCTACTTTAATTAATAAACTGCAAGCCTCAGATTACAGTATAGCTATGGTTTTCATCAACACTCATCAATATTATCGAGTTCATCATTGATTTTTAGAATGAATTTTATGACGGAGAAAACATAACACACTATGATTTGGTCCCTTTTTATCGCAAGTTTTTAGGGCATTGCTGTCAATAATTCTAAAATCCTAGAAAAGAGTAGGTGTGTTTTTCGTAGAATTCATTGCAATTAGATCTAGTAGATAATGTtcttatttacatgtatgtcattttccaAATTACACAAATGAAATATCAAAGTCTACATAAAACTGCACACACCTTGACAAATAATGTGTGTTCTAAAGTTACCAGTGTACCAATACAATCACATGTCAGCTATCATCATACCTATCACATGATCTTGTCATGTATGCTAATATCCCGGTTTAGTTGTACTTTGCTAATACAATGATGCACATCACATGTTGTGGCACTGAATTGACAAATATTGGGGTTGAAGGCCATGCCATGATTATCATCAGataaaagatgtaaacaaataaAGTGGCCTGACTGTTCTTACAAGTACAGCTTTGCACAGCCAAGGTAGTGACAACCTGTTGATTTGAAAATCTAGGAAGTGatgttaaaagtgatatttcACCCAAATGGATTCTGATTTAGAATTTCAGTGTGTGAAAATTCTCCAGATTCAAGCTATTTGCTTCGAGCTAACCAAAGCTGTCATCTGTTATGTTGTGTCATATCGAAAGAAATTTCATGGGACAGCCACTCCTTTTAAAGCAAATCATTTAATGACAAGTTGAGCATATACTGGTTGTAAGTGTTTGATAAACTTTACAGACTGTCAAAATTTGACAGCACCAATGCACTGGAATTTGATTTGAATGCAGTTATCACTATGTAGAGGCACAACAAAATATCTGATTATTTACCATAGAGATTTGGATCTTTGAATATTGTGGAAGATGATTTCTTTTAATGTTGGAAATTGTTTTAGGTCATTTGTCATTATATTCATTCTTTCTGAGTTGAAATGTTTGTGATGTCAAGTGTCCACAGCGATTCAAAGAAACAACTGGTCTCAGCAGTAATGTGTGCTTTTAGTAGAGTTGACTGTCAGTGACAAGACGTTTACCTTTCTAATTTTATAGATGTGTTTTGTTGAAAGAATGTTGATTACAGTGTTCAGTTCCGCCAACAGGAAGGAAGGAAGCAATTGGAAACTGTGTAACAGTGCGTTTGCGTGTTTGGCGATAGTCATTTAGACATGCCATTCTTTCTAATTGTCAGCTTTAGTAATTGTGAAACATGTAATTAAATATAACTTTTACTTATCAACTGGTTTTTTTTGATCCAATGGTAAATATTGAACACAAGTCTATCTTTTCTGCCAGACATTTTTTAAGACTCTGAATACTTTTGCTTGAGAGCTGATGATGTTTAAAGTGATTTAGAATCAAAATACAAAGATATTTGAATATACTGTCAATTTTTGCAGTTAGTTTTATCATTGGTTCATGTGCATATTCATCTCTCACTTGTCTTTTATTTTCCCGATTTTAGTTTTTATCCAATTTTTAGTTTGTTTTCCACTTTCTAGTTCTTCTTACTTTTATTTTAATCCGTCAGTGAAatgaatttgcatgtttgtgttGGCTAGCAACAAGGCAGACCCAGGCAATTCAGTGGGAAGGAATTAAGAGAGAGTGTGCATGGATTGATATGTACTGCTTGGAATAAGTCCAATACACTGAGGCTAGGATTATGACTGTGTTCTTGCTATCAACACCAGACACTGCATACGTGCTGAACTGAGTATCTGCAAGTGGAGTTGAAAAAAGGATTTCATAGTTCTATCCCAACCATGTACCATTGCTCACTATGCCCCAAATACATCAGTCAGAACACAAAGAGAAAGATTACAAAATGTTAGAGTTGTGTATAGTCTATTAGTAATACTTGCTGTAAAAATTTATACGTACACAATGTGAATTTTGTGTTCAAACAATTTGGCTAAATATTACTGGTATTTGATTTGATGCTCTATCATATCTTCATCTATGGTTGGGTCTGTCAGGAAAATAATGATGTTACTGGTGACTATACACTGTACACAGAGAGTCACATATCAATGTCATGTGATGTTAGTGAAAATAGAAATCTCATCCAGACATGTATTGTGTTCTATCTATGTTGGCATTACAATATGGTTAATTTTAGGAGAGTCAAATCGGGGCAGCCAACATCTAGCTATCTGCAAACAGGTATTTGGAAGTGCCTTTGTGACCGGCTTTATTCTGTCATCCAGGCAGGAAAAGGGCATCAACAGGCAAGAGAGGAAAAAGCCAATAGGGTGGGTTGGGAGTAGgatttgattgtttacattgATTTTCTGATGGGGAGGGGAAATCACGTAGCAAGGAGAGTAGTTTAGCAGTCTTTGTAGTGGGGAGAGGTTGAAAGCTTTTATGATGAGGAGTCCGGCTAATAGAAAATTTTCCAGGTAGGAAATTGGGAGAGAGGAAAAACTACATGGAATGAGCAAGAAAGGAGGTTTTCCAATGTTGGGAAAGTCAGGGTATATGTGAACAGCTTTCACTTTCccttcaaatttcaatttagcTAAAAATACCTAACATAGTATATTTACACAAGAAGACACAGGTCTCTCGTTATCATTTCTCAAAATGTACTGGTTTGCTCTCctttgtcaatttgtttgatATGGCAGCCGGAATGCAAATCAGTTACCATCTCTCTCCCAG
Proteins encoded in this window:
- the LOC139147201 gene encoding endonuclease/exonuclease/phosphatase family domain-containing protein 1-like — protein: MGNNMITTCCGRCPKKSRLRSDYDLVPHVKGRKRGDLSATYSAKDLTYTFNKLNINTATEEELMTLPGVTRVVARNIVDYRQQIGGFRKVEDLALVTGVGAVKLAHIRPEICASTKNGNGTPRGSDGGISRSSSATGSRINTASQHTQYVHGQQSKHTDINTATVAQLSRTNELGEHLAKKIIHYRNTNGPFNSYEQIRDIPGIGQATLDKIQDHITLGEMEYLNNRVEFTVGEVPRRRLHRTNSRSSYTQTDFAMLQLQPSTDPPSADMVRDPVEEFTGVKNGLPIIRIGSWNLTRFGKDKASNRGVMEVVCRTILENGLSIISFQELMDQESLIMVCNELNRPTLPNVVEWKGHRGRWECQVSEVAGRIDQSLEYNGFLWDKSRSISLRDAWLLDQVRKPQHQQFARHPYIGLFQAAKLEVVMVSVHLKSSDTQGQVKDKNQGDAKKLPYLIESLQTELAKVNDILISGDFNTSPHESEFLILKNLGFTSSVSATTFTNINSRNPGGSYSHDNIWMSKGLQNVNTGEMGVIRTGLQHPWIPDGWKWNGYISEHCPVWTEIYVSEQLDLNGDVVNQRNSSRIDNGSISNELQSKRHQSYSAMLNGEIDAKTPDLQSSEEDVFLPAL